A single region of the Salvia miltiorrhiza cultivar Shanhuang (shh) chromosome 8, IMPLAD_Smil_shh, whole genome shotgun sequence genome encodes:
- the LOC130999212 gene encoding pentatricopeptide repeat-containing protein At2g03880, mitochondrial-like, whose amino-acid sequence MKIMSRFKCYSITLRTTPIAPQLPRFYSVEVSESRARPRASSSNHQDIVNGFSAYCYQKDLPNAMKALDSMHKHKLWADSVTYAELIKCCIARGAVKQGKEVHHHVFSNGYEPKTFLINILVNMYVKFNLLDEAQLLFERMLERNVVSWTTMIAAYSNSEHKCRALRMLIMMLRDGVRPNMYTYSSVLRASEEISTLKQLHCCIIKVGLELDVFVRSALIDVYCKWGEPKAALYIFDAMGTSDIVVWNSIIGGFSQNSDGDEALNLFIRMKRSGFWADQSTLTSVLRGCTSLALLELGRQVHVHIIKFDRDLVLNNALLDMYCKCGSLKDANAIFTRMVVKDVISWSTMVIGFAQNGYSRKAIDLFEAMRATGMKPNHITILGVLFACSHAGLVEDGQYYFESMKMDFGVDPGREHYGCMIDLLGRAGKLEEATKLIHEMKCEPDAVTWRTLLGACRVHCDMDLAEYAAKKVLSLDPRDAGTYTLLSNIYANSQRWDVAAKLRRLMRDRGIKKELGCSWIEIDKQVHAFLLGDEAHPQINAIHQELSRVIRRLKEEGYVPDTNFVYQDLEGEQMENSLVYHSEKLAIAFGIMRLPKGKTVRIRKNLRICGDCHVFAKLLAKMEERSIIIRDPIRYHHFHDGACSCGDYW is encoded by the coding sequence ATGAAAATTATGTCAAGATTCAAATGTTACAGCATCACCTTGCGGACTACTCCCATAGCTCCTCAGCTTCCGAGGTTCTATTCTGTGGAGGTATCTGAGTCGAGGGCTAGGCCCAGGGCGTCGTCAAGTAATCACCAAGATATAGTCAATGGGTTCTCCGCGTATTGCTATCAAAAGGACCTTCCCAATGCAATGAAAGCATTGGACTCTATGCATAAACACAAGCTATGGGCAGACTCAGTCACTTACGCGGAGCTCATTAAGTGCTGCATAGCCCGTGGAGCCGTTAAACAAGGAAAGGAAGTCCACCACCATGTTTTCTCAAATGGCTACGAGCCCAAGACTTTCCTTATCAACATACTTGTTAACATGTATGTGAAATTCAATTTGCTGGATGAAGCTCAGTTATTGTTTGAGCGGATGCTGGAGAGGAATGTCGTCTCATGGACTACTATGATTGCTGCGTACTCTAATTCCGAGCACAAGTGTAGGGCCTTGCGGATGCTGATTATGATGCTTAGAGATGGTGTTAGACCGAACATGTACACGTATTCTTCAGTTCTGAGAGCCTCTGAGGAGATTTCTACCCTCAAACAGCTTCACTGTTGCATAATCAAGGTGGGTTTGGAGTTGGATGTTTTCGTCAGAAGTGCTTTGATCGATGTTTACTGCAAATGGGGTGAACCAAAAGCAGCTCTTTACATATTCGATGCGATGGGAACTTCGGATATAGTGGTGTGGAACTCCATCATTGGTGGGTTCTCCCAGAACAGTGATGGAGATGAAGCCCTCAATCTCTTCATCAGAATGAAGAGATCTGGCTTCTGGGCCGATCAGTCGACTCTAACAAGTGTTCTGCGTGGTTGCACTAGTTTAGCGCTGTTGGAGTTGGGGCGACAAGTCCATGTTCACATCATCAAGTTTGATCGAGACTTGGTCCTTAACAATGCCCTTCTAGACATGTATTGCAAGTGTGGTAGTTTGAAAGATGCCAACGCCATCTTCACTCGAATGGTTGTAAAAGACGTGATCTCTTGGAGCACCATGGTGATAGGGTTTGCCCAAAACGGTTACAGCCGGAAAGCTATAGATTTATTCGAGGCGATGAGAGCTACGGGGATGAAACCGAATCACATCACAATTTTGGGGGTTCTGTTTGCCTGCAGCCATGCTGGACTAGTGGAAGACGGGCAGTATTACTTTGAGTCGATGAAGATGGACTTCGGAGTTGATCCGGGAAGGGAGCACTACGGCTGCATGATTGATCTCCTTGGAAGAGCAGGGAAGCTCGAGGAAGCTACAAAGCTaattcatgaaatgaaatgtgaACCAGATGCAGTCACATGGAGAACCCTGCTCGGTGCGTGTAGGGTTCACTGTGATATGGATCTAGCTGAGTATGCTGCCAAAAAGGTCTTGAGCTTGGATCCTCGTGATGCAGGAACGTACACGCTTCTATCTAATATCTACGCCAACAGCCAAAGATGGGACGTGGCTGCGAAGTTGAGGAGACTCATGAGGGATAGAGGGATCAAGAAAGAACTGGGATGCAGTTGGATCGAGATAGATAAGCAAGTTCATGCTTTCTTGTTGGGCGACGAAGCTCATCCGCAGATCAATGCTATTCATCAAGAGCTGAGCCGTGTGATTCGGAGATTAAAGGAGGAGGGTTACGTGCCAGACACGAATTTTGTGTATCAAGATCTTGAAGGAGAACAGATGGAAAACTCTCTTGTATACCACAGTGAGAAGCTGGCGATTGCTTTCGGTATTATGAGGCTGCCTAAAGGGAAGACAGTAAGAATCAGAAAAAATCTGAGGATATGTGGCGACTGCCATGTTTTCGCAAAGCTTTTGGCGAAAATGGAGGAGAGAAGCATCATCATCCGGGATCCTATTCGTTACCATCATTTTCACGACGGAGCTTGCTCTTGCGGTGACTACTGGTAG
- the LOC130998689 gene encoding uncharacterized protein LOC130998689 produces the protein MIKLKRLKSVLREWNRTTFGNLDAKLAEAQEELASVQARISREGYTDDNFDEEVTKQAAINTMLTRKNVQLQQQSRVKWLQDGDRNTAFFHKALRNRKSGLVINHLNFEGDMVYEQSAIERHIVEHFTALFSQGAATNVDLVDLEAHIDMQVNEAHNRCLIDIPSDEEITATVRSMDASSAPGPDGFSGVFFHHCWDIIKEDIIRAVRCFFLNSYLPDGCNANTLVLIPKAEAVSSVSDLRPIILSNFFFKIISKVLAVRLNRVASDIVSQNQFGFISGRSIHDCIMLGSEGFNCMNRTNRSANMACKIDIKKAFDTMNWDFILKVFRVLGFHERFIQWISIIFSSARISILYNGHLSGYFACNRRVRQGDPLSPIIFGIAEDLLSHLILNCVAARRLTPMSFCRSMLFPTHLLYADDILIFCRSSIRNAKTIKHILEYYGELSGQVCSLEKSRIYFAKGVSTSMKRGINQVLNFTQGNDHITYLGAPLFVGKPRASHLTSIKDKIIHKFSRWAGLHLSMAGRICLVNSVIQSSLTHTMMVYSWPKSLLYELDRKCRNFIWTGNTEQKPSCSVKWSRCCAIKEEGGLGIRSFTLMNKSFLMKLAWNIIKGNSFAHKTLSSRYLNPQGYAKENVANSSIWIGVKHEINVLVDDSYVMVGNGRYTLFWLDDWLGYRIRDKLGIPVFLWGLLQQPISDYFFDGKWHFSENFVDNFPEIVCDILLIHLGDGHDERFWKASLRGDVTSSLAFANISHRYPKVVWGKWIWDTAVPIRRSIVCWRLIHGRLPTIDCMIRQGLIVPNACPICLTAAESINHTFWGCSRVIPIWQAFLGWFRQLHLLDCLDIQSLLVMAWNMNFSSLLGRVWKIGILSAIWMIWTSRNACIFDDQAFTAIKVLSFIKTAFKEAEALPLKLGYMANEWNDYLTLRSIGVSSRPAPPPEFLSVHWWPPDIGWIKVNTDGSASGSPGLIAGGGVFRDHAATVQGCFHTKGGSGFAFEAELLAAITAIAIAYNRGWRKLWLEADSSYVVRLLQQRSMEVPWRFISYWKETLARLHEITFRVSHIYREGNVVADIMANPARQEGFWSNGIEVIEDAVIRDIASHSHLRRI, from the coding sequence ATGATAAAGTTGAAAAGATTAAAAAGTGTGCTAAGGGAATGGAACAGAACTACCTTTGGCAACCTTGATGCTAAGTTAGCTGAAGCACAGGAGGAGCTTGCTTCTGTTCAGGCGCGTATTTCAAGGGAAGGGTACACGGATGATAACTTTGATGAGGAAGTAACTAAGCAAGCTGCTATAAACACGATGCTTACCAGAAAGAACGTACAACTTCAGCAACAAAGTCGGGTCAAGTGGCTTCAAGATGGTGATAGAAACACGGCTTTTTTCCACAAGGCGCTTCGGAATAGGAAATCGGGTCTGGTCATTAATCATCTCAACTTTGAGGGTGACATGGTTTATGAGCAGTCAGCTATTGAGCGCCACATTGTGGAACATTTTACTGCTCTTTTTTCGCAAGGAGCTGCCACCAATGtggatttggttgatttggaAGCACACATCGACATGCAGGTCAACGAGGCACATAATAGGTGCTTGATTGATATTCCTTCTGATGAGGAAATCACGGCTACTGTCCGCAGCATGGATGCTTCCAGCGCTCCAGGGCCGGATGGGTTCTCAGGGGTGTTCTTTCATCACTGTTGGGATATAATTAAGGAAGATATAATCCGTGCTGTGCGTTGTTTCTTCCTAAATTCTTATCTCCCCGATGGTTGCAATGCTAATACTCTGGTGCTGATTCCTAAGGCAGAGGCGGTGTCTTCGGTCTCTGACCTAAGGCCGATCATCCTTTCgaatttcttctttaaaatcatcTCTAAAGTTTTGGCGGTCAGGCTCAACAGAGTTGCTTCTGATATTGTTTCCCAGAATCAATTTGGCTTTATCAGCGGTCGGTCTATCCATGATTGCATTATGCTTGGTTCAGAAGGCTTCAACTGCATGAATCGCACTAATCGAAGCGCgaacatggcttgcaagattgatATCAAGAAAGCATTTGACACCATGAACTGGGATTTCATTCTCAAGGTTTTTCGTGTTTTGGGCTTCCATGAAAGATTCATTCAATGGATTTCCATCATTTTCAGCTCGGCCAGAATTTCCATACTTTACAATGGACATCTCAGTGGTTATTTTGCTTGCAATAGACGGGTCAGACAAGGAGATCCTCTTTCTCCTATTATCTTTGGCATCGCCGAAGACTTGCTTAGTCACCTGATCTTGAATTGTGTCGCTGCTCGTCGCCTCACTCCTATGAGCTTTTGTAGATCGATGTTGTTCCCAACTCATCTTCTATATGCCGATGATATTCTCATTTTTTGCAGGTCTTCCATTCGTAATGCTAAAACGATAAAACATATTCTAGAGTACTATGGGGAGCTGTCTGGACAAGTTTGCAGCTTGGAGAAATCACGGATATACTTTGCGAAGGGAGTTTCTACGTCTATGAAGCGTGGAATAAATCAGGTCTTGAATTTCACTCAAGGGAATGATCATATTACTTACCTGGGAGCGCCGTTATTTGTGGGGAAGCCAAGGGCTTCTCATCTCACAAGCATCAAAGATAAAATTATTCATAAATTTTCAAGATGGGCGGGTTTGCATCTTTCGATGGCTGGCCGAATTTGCCTTGTGAATTCTGTCATTCAAAGTTCCTTAACTCACACTATGATGGTTTACAGCTGGCCAAAGTCGCTTCTTTATGAGCTGGATCGAAAATGCAGAAACTTTATATGGACTGGGAACACTGAGCAAAAGCCTTCTTGTTCGGTAAAATGGAGCAGATGCTGCGCCATTAAGGAGGAGGGTGGATTAGGAATACGCTCGTTTACTTTAATGAACAAGAGCTTTCTAATGAAGCTGGCTTGGAATATTATAAAAGGTAATTCCTTTGCACACAAAACCCTTTCTTCTCGTTATCTCAATCCGCAGGGCTATGCCAAAGAGAATGTGGCAAACTCCTCGATCTGGATAGGTGTTAAGCATGAAATTAATGTACTGGTGGATGACTCTTATGTCATGGTGGGGAACGGGCGGTACACCCTCTTTTGGCTTGATGATTGGTTGGGGTATAGGATTCGTGATAAACTTGGCATTCCTGTCTTTTTATGGGGTTTATTACAACAGCCTATTTCAGATTACTTCTTTGATGGCAAGTGGCATTTCTCTGAAAACTTTGTTGATAATTTCCCTGAAATTGTGTGCGATATCCTTCTTATCCATTTGGGAGATGGGCATGATGAGCGCTTTTGGAAGGCCTCTTTGCGCGGAGATGTTACTTCCTCATTGGCTTTCGccaatatatcacatagataccCCAAAGTTGTTTGGGGGAAGTGGATCTGGGATACGGCTGTTCCTATACGCCGCTCCATTGTCTGCTGGAGACTCATTCATGGGAGGCTTCCTACGATTGATTGCATGATTAGGCAGGGGCTCATTGTTCCCAATGCTTGTCCGATTTGCCTTACTGCTGCGGAATCTATTAATCACACTTTCTGGGGATGTTCTAGGGTGATTCCGATTtggcaagcctttcttggctgGTTTAGGCAGTTGCATCTGCTTGACTGCCTTGACATCCAGAGTTTATTGGTCATGGCGTGGAATATGAATTTTAGCTCTCTTCTGGGAAGAGTGTGGAAGATTGGAATTCTAAGCGCTATCTGGATGATTTGGACTAGCAGGAATGCATGCATATTTGACGATCAGGCTTTTACTGCCATAAAGGTTCTGAGCTTTATAAAGACGGCTTTCAAGGAAGCCGAGGCGTTGCCGTTGAAGCTCGGCTACATGGCCAATGAATGGAACGATTACCTCACTTTACGATCCATTGGGGTTTCTTCTCGGCCTGCACCTCCGCCGGAATTCTTATCTGTGCATTGGTGGCCGCCGGATATTGGTTGGATCAAAGTAAATACGGACGGCTCTGCGTCCGGCTCACCGGGTTTAATTGCTGGTGGTGGAGTGTTCAGAGACCACGCTGCAACTGTTCAGGGGTGTTTCCACACAAAGGGAGGATCGGGCTTcgcttttgaagctgagctaCTTGCGGCGATCACTGCCATTGCGATAGCTTATAACCGAGGATGGCGCAAGCTCTGGCTCGAGGCGGACTCCTCATATGTTGTTCGTCTCCTACAGCAGCGATCGATGGAGGTTCCTTGGCGTTTCATCAGTTATTGGAAGGAGACGTTAGCTCGCTTACATGAGATCACTTTTCGGGTTTCGCATATTTATCGGGAGGGAAACGTTGTGGCGGACATTATGGCAAACCCTGCGAGACAAGAGGGTTTTTGGAGCAATGGGATTGAGGTCATTGAGGACGCTGTCATCCGAGACATCGCGAGCCATAGTCATCTTCGTCGCATCTAA